The Paracholeplasma brassicae genome contains a region encoding:
- a CDS encoding DUF2971 domain-containing protein has product MKLYKYRSIKNKETFNYYLKALSEGYLWFADIKSLNDPSDSMIYYNKEKEEELFQAYISKNKPKIYRTFIKRLYSKVPQIEKSIDPITDDQLLAIEDMMNNGTFNNLLFNSGATDEDITNFETAHKDVQRQFQQHEDMFRKKLEPIFAFNDTYRHNIKVFSMSDSFDNKHLWNEYAENYGFCIEYDSDLITDEMKDLMDLNPVIYSDKRDHFSWLPLFLLAFQLENKEILKNELEQNLRNQLLLKGMTWSKEKEYRFFSNGGNKVYANIVTGIILHKNILGTKEANQLIKLANDRKWILYSWDNNSRLVSYQSNISDKDK; this is encoded by the coding sequence GTGAAATTATATAAATACCGCTCTATTAAAAATAAAGAAACATTCAATTACTATTTAAAAGCTCTATCAGAGGGCTATTTATGGTTTGCCGACATCAAAAGTTTAAACGATCCATCTGACTCAATGATTTATTATAATAAAGAGAAAGAGGAAGAGCTTTTTCAAGCATATATATCAAAGAATAAACCCAAGATCTATCGAACTTTTATAAAGCGCTTATACAGTAAAGTTCCACAAATTGAAAAATCTATTGATCCAATCACTGATGATCAGTTACTTGCCATTGAGGATATGATGAATAATGGAACCTTTAATAATTTGCTTTTTAATAGTGGTGCTACAGATGAAGACATTACTAATTTCGAAACAGCACATAAAGATGTGCAGAGGCAATTCCAACAACATGAAGACATGTTTAGAAAAAAGTTAGAACCAATTTTTGCGTTTAACGATACATACCGACACAATATTAAAGTGTTTAGTATGTCTGATTCATTCGATAACAAGCATTTATGGAATGAATATGCAGAAAATTATGGATTTTGTATTGAGTATGATTCTGATTTGATCACTGATGAAATGAAAGATTTAATGGACCTGAATCCTGTTATATACTCAGATAAACGTGATCATTTCTCTTGGTTACCGTTGTTTTTATTAGCATTCCAACTTGAGAATAAAGAAATACTAAAAAACGAGTTAGAACAAAATCTCAGGAATCAGCTATTATTAAAAGGAATGACTTGGAGTAAAGAAAAAGAGTATAGGTTTTTCAGCAACGGGGGCAATAAAGTGTATGCCAATATTGTTACGGGTATTATTTTGCATAAAAATATACTGGGAACAAAGGAAGCAAATCAACTCATAAAACTAGCAAATGATAGAAAATGGATACTATATTCATGGGATAATAATTCTAGGCTAGTTTCGTATCAAAGTAACATAAGTGATAAAGACAAATGA